A region from the Nitrososphaera sp. genome encodes:
- a CDS encoding VOC family protein: protein MTEASPVVHFEMGYNDRKRMVDFYTRVFGWQSKEMGPEMGNYVVVTTSESDERTGRPKNPGSINGGFYQKIENPLSHAPSVVIAVHDINKSMKEVVAAGGKILGAMDGSGKPSMEPMEIPNVGLWISIMDTEGNRVSMLQPKM, encoded by the coding sequence ATGACAGAAGCAAGTCCGGTAGTGCATTTTGAAATGGGCTATAATGACAGAAAGAGGATGGTGGACTTTTACACAAGAGTGTTTGGCTGGCAGTCCAAGGAGATGGGGCCTGAGATGGGCAATTATGTGGTCGTCACAACTTCGGAAAGCGACGAAAGGACGGGCCGCCCAAAAAATCCCGGCTCGATTAACGGCGGTTTCTACCAAAAGATAGAGAACCCCCTGTCGCACGCCCCGTCAGTCGTCATAGCGGTACATGACATCAACAAGTCAATGAAAGAAGTCGTCGCCGCGGGGGGCAAGATATTAGGTGCAATGGACGGCTCAGGCAAACCCAGCATGGAACCCATGGAAATACCGAACGTAGGCCTGTGGATATCGATTATGGACACGGAAGGAAACCGCGTGAGCATGCTGCAGCCAAAAATGTAG
- a CDS encoding response regulator — MTQEQQQKKALVMLVDDEVDALGVFSAGLKRDGFNVHAFSNPLIALEHFKYSPNECQVLISDVRMPGLSGFQLARKVKEINPHVKVVLTSAFEVNKSEFETVLPDVPVDAFLEKPVSLKQLAETVQKQLGIE; from the coding sequence ATGACGCAGGAACAGCAGCAAAAGAAAGCATTGGTAATGTTAGTGGACGATGAAGTGGACGCGCTTGGCGTCTTTAGCGCGGGCCTTAAAAGAGACGGCTTTAATGTTCATGCTTTTTCCAACCCGCTAATAGCGCTTGAGCATTTCAAGTATTCTCCAAACGAATGTCAGGTGTTGATATCCGATGTCCGCATGCCGGGGCTCAGTGGGTTTCAGCTTGCCCGGAAGGTCAAGGAGATAAACCCGCATGTCAAGGTAGTCTTGACGAGCGCGTTTGAGGTCAACAAGTCGGAATTTGAGACTGTACTGCCTGATGTACCCGTGGACGCGTTCCTGGAAAAGCCAGTCTCTCTGAAACAGCTTGCAGAGACCGTGCAGAAGCAGCTTGGTATAGAATAA
- a CDS encoding thioredoxin family protein codes for MVVQELTAQSWNDNVLSSKLPVIVNFTAVRCGFCKALEPLYSKLSDQYGDRLTFYRLVVDFPANHQILNKVAIQGTPTLKFYCKGREVGEHVGYAIEPVLKKKIDESLQEMESCLANSTPVGR; via the coding sequence ATGGTAGTTCAAGAATTAACTGCACAGTCATGGAATGACAATGTGCTATCGTCAAAGCTGCCAGTAATAGTAAATTTCACTGCTGTCAGATGCGGCTTTTGCAAAGCCTTGGAGCCGCTGTACAGCAAATTATCTGACCAGTACGGAGACAGGTTGACGTTTTATAGACTAGTGGTTGACTTTCCCGCCAACCATCAAATACTCAACAAAGTTGCAATTCAGGGCACGCCTACGCTCAAGTTCTACTGCAAAGGAAGGGAGGTCGGCGAGCACGTTGGATACGCTATAGAACCAGTCTTGAAGAAAAAGATTGACGAATCGCTGCAAGAGATGGAAAGTTGCCTGGCAAATAGCACACCGGTGGGTAGGTAG
- a CDS encoding winged helix-turn-helix domain-containing protein — protein sequence MLVTSRKAKQAILTALADEEMVKILDCVMEKPMSVNEIMREKKIPYTTTYRKTKWLLDEGLLVVSKIDITPDGKKSSLVHTVLKSITVKYVQHDISVEADQNVDVVRKVMEKFFSVE from the coding sequence ATGTTAGTTACAAGCCGTAAAGCAAAACAGGCAATCCTCACGGCTCTTGCAGACGAAGAAATGGTAAAGATCCTAGACTGCGTTATGGAAAAACCCATGTCTGTCAACGAAATAATGAGAGAAAAAAAGATACCCTATACTACGACCTACCGGAAGACCAAATGGCTTTTGGACGAAGGGCTTCTCGTCGTTTCAAAGATAGACATAACGCCCGACGGCAAGAAATCGAGCCTTGTCCACACCGTGCTAAAATCGATCACTGTCAAGTACGTACAGCACGATATTTCGGTCGAAGCTGATCAAAATGTTGATGTTGTAAGAAAGGTAATGGAAAAATTCTTTTCAGTGGAATAA
- a CDS encoding plastocyanin/azurin family copper-binding protein, with translation MKTKAILVAAAVASVLMAALAGSELFNSTLQTRSAVAQPSSMSQMSMTTDGGQQPSGAVDSQNKPLSKVSDGIKLSFSAQPIIHAYDLASVQLQVMDANSSARLSHVDWAISVKDPDGKVIYKTTTGHTHVGVMNFKVAFPTAGNNSVSLTVSSIGSMMMGLEVEPQGRTHTMLSGSPMGFKTDPVNDFGARTFDFPVYVQPYNQVHTIAGTVPGTGLNVELASTASAIVTDKLTPFVITVTRANDSAMITHPDLQVTVTESSSGYVLSQSAPVEDMMTMHGAIHGHTGVMTLMPSFPIPGNYVIDVNLQPSPLSNYTWGQAHTQFNIIAAQSSTGTANASSAANPQQSNTVSIVGLESPFFVPNTLNIKAGTTVTFVNTDGNTHTVTSVKAGTTEPDGTFDSGVLRAGKTFSYTFNSPGTYEYICMIHTHMRGVIQVS, from the coding sequence ATGAAAACAAAGGCCATATTAGTTGCAGCAGCGGTTGCATCTGTTCTCATGGCAGCTCTGGCAGGCTCCGAGCTCTTTAACAGTACCCTCCAGACGCGTTCTGCAGTCGCTCAGCCAAGCTCCATGTCTCAGATGTCAATGACGACGGACGGTGGACAACAGCCCAGCGGCGCAGTAGATTCTCAAAACAAGCCGCTCTCAAAAGTGTCAGACGGAATAAAGCTGTCTTTTTCAGCACAACCTATAATCCACGCATATGATCTGGCGTCAGTTCAGCTGCAGGTGATGGACGCAAATTCGTCGGCACGACTGAGCCATGTTGACTGGGCAATTTCGGTAAAAGATCCTGATGGAAAGGTCATTTACAAGACAACCACCGGTCATACGCATGTCGGGGTAATGAACTTCAAAGTCGCTTTCCCTACAGCCGGAAATAACTCTGTGTCGTTGACGGTGTCTTCCATTGGAAGCATGATGATGGGTCTTGAGGTTGAACCCCAGGGGAGGACACACACAATGCTCTCAGGCAGTCCCATGGGATTCAAAACCGATCCGGTCAACGACTTTGGGGCAAGAACATTTGACTTTCCAGTCTACGTTCAGCCCTACAATCAAGTGCATACAATTGCCGGGACTGTACCGGGGACGGGTCTGAATGTGGAGCTGGCAAGCACCGCAAGCGCGATTGTGACGGACAAACTTACACCATTTGTGATAACGGTTACAAGGGCAAACGACAGTGCCATGATAACTCATCCAGATCTTCAGGTAACCGTCACGGAAAGTAGCTCTGGGTATGTCCTGTCGCAGTCAGCCCCAGTGGAAGACATGATGACAATGCACGGCGCCATACATGGACACACCGGTGTTATGACTTTGATGCCGTCATTTCCTATTCCGGGCAATTATGTGATTGATGTAAACCTGCAGCCAAGCCCGCTTTCAAACTACACTTGGGGCCAGGCGCATACTCAATTCAACATTATTGCTGCTCAATCGTCCACGGGGACAGCAAACGCGTCTAGTGCCGCCAATCCGCAGCAGAGCAATACAGTGAGCATTGTGGGTCTCGAGTCACCATTCTTTGTTCCAAATACCCTGAATATCAAAGCCGGAACTACTGTCACGTTTGTAAACACGGATGGAAATACCCACACGGTAACGTCAGTAAAAGCTGGAACGACTGAGCCGGACGGAACTTTTGACAGCGGGGTTTTAAGAGCCGGCAAGACGTTCTCGTATACCTTCAACAGCCCCGGGACTTACGAGTACATCTGCATGATACATACCCATATGCGCGGAGTCATACAAGTTTCATAA